A window of the Lactuca sativa cultivar Salinas chromosome 7, Lsat_Salinas_v11, whole genome shotgun sequence genome harbors these coding sequences:
- the LOC111903982 gene encoding wings apart-like protein 1 produces MIVRTYGRRTSSNSNSNSRSSNSLTFDDVDGFDDSLSQDSPQELDNSNGDIFSFAFPSQESIKNPWSFDSDPYNFDSSQDSRKLAVLPPRSKKPKTEANEKRKDKGKKAKKPLMMLTETTTLMETQEFGEMMEHDDEVNFALDGLRRGQPVRIRRASLLSLLMVCGTIQQRRLLRTHGTAKTIIDAVLGLNFDDTPSNLAAAALFFVLTSDGQDEYLLDSPSSIRFLLKLLKPVTAHATKSKVTTLGSKLVALSKDASNFNDNKGEESSSSSILNKVQEVLVNCKELKPREGSDNDAKRAELNPKWIALLTMEKACLSTISLEETTGTVRKSGGNFKEKLREYGGLDAVIDIIRECHGVMEKWLERYSESQNILNLESPMLLLKCLKIMENATFLSNDNQKHLLDIEEDLGYQHSFTKLILSVIKILSGVSLLKNSSSNSDAKNDLGVSNGTDHSSDLPSVADDKDDSNEIIHISSSIENCSMDLPSQKISTRSQKNQKPDKKQSGSTSTSSGKKSKPIMIESEDSQDPFGFGGEDPFAFFEDEDKPSKWDIMSGKKNVSQSQKSGSAVEGDEDLMVVSQQESSNVERDDSPQVSCSPLDDEEKFNLLSDCLLTAVKVLMNLTNDNSVGCQQIAGCGGLETLCGLIAGHFPSFGSFLPTLSDPRDKSILVEVDDDDDDDEEEEEKNKRLTDQELDFLVAILGLLVNLVEKDGHNRSRLAAASISMPGLNGQENEITDVIPLICSIFLANQGAGEAAEEGRQSNLNVEDPVLEGEKEAEKMIVEAYSALLLAFLSTESKSIRNAIAECLPNRKLAILVPVLERFVEFHMSLNMISEETHSTVLEVIESCRML; encoded by the exons ATGATCGTGAGGACCTACGGTCGCCGGACCAGCAGCAACAGCAACAGTAACAGCAGAAGCAGTAACAGTTTAACTTTCGACGACGTAGACGGATTCGACGATTCTTTATCTCAAGATAGCCCCCAAGAATTAGACAACAGTAACGGCGATATTTTCAGTTTCGCGTTTCCATCTCAAGAATCCATCAAGAATCCTTGGTCTTTTGATTCCGACCCATATAATTTCGATTCGTCCCAGGATTCGCGTAAATTGGCTGTTCTACCTCCAAGATCGAAGAAACCAAAAACTGAAGCGAACGAAAAGAGGAAAGATAAGGGCAAAAAAGCGAAGAAACCATTGATGATGTTGACCGAAACAACTACGTTAATGGAGACACAAGAATTTGGAGAGATGATGGAGCATGATGACGAGGTGAATTTTGCTTTAGATGGGTTGAGAAGAGGGCAGCCGGTGAGGATTCGTCGTGCGAGTTTGTTGTCTTTGTTGATGGTTTGTGGTACTATACAGCAGCGGAGGCTCTTGAGAACCCATgg GACTGCAAAAACAATTATTGATGCTGTATTGGGGCTCAATTTTGATGATACCCCTAGCAACCTGGCTGCTGCggctttattttttgttttgacAAGTGAT GGTCAAGATGAATACCTTTTGGATTCACCTAGTTCCATCCGCTTTTTGTTAAAACTACTGAAACCAGTTACAGCACATGCTACTAAAAGTAAAGTTACAACTCTTGGTAGCAAACTTGTAGCCTTAAGCAAGGATGCTTCTAATTTTAATGACAATAAGGGGGAagaatcttcatcttcttctattttgaacaaagttcaagaagtccttgtGAATTGCAAAGAGTTGAAGCCAAGAGAGGGAAGTGATAATGATGCAAAAAGGGCCGAGTTGAATCCAAAATGGATTGCTTTATTAACCATGGAGAAAGCTTGTTTGTCAACTATTTCTCTTGAAG AGACAACTGGAACTGTTAGAAAATCAGGGGGCAACTTTAAGGAAAAGTTAAGAGAATATGGAGGACTTGATGCTGTAATTGACATCATAAGGGAATGTCATGGTGTAATGGAG AAATGGCTAGAACGATATTCAGAATCACAAAATATTCTTAACCTAGAAAGCCCGATGCTTCTATTGAAGTGTTTGAAAATTATGGAAAATGCTACATTTCTTAGTAATGATAATCAG AAACATTTGCTTGATATAGAAGAAGACTTGGGTTATCAGCATTCTTTCACAAAACTTATTCTTAGCGTCATTAAGATCCTTTCAG GTGTTTCTCTACTAAAAAATTCTTCTTCTAATTCTGATGCTAAAAACGACCTTGGTGTCTCAAATGGCACTGACCATAGCTCTGATCTTCCTTCAGTAGCTGACGACAAAG ATGACAGCAATGAGATCATACATATCAGTTCCTCCATAGAGAATTGCAGTATGGATCTTCCTTCCCAAAAGATTTCTACAAGATCCCAGAAAAACCAAAAACCAGATAAAAAACAATCGGGTTCGACTTCTACATCAAGTGGTAAAAAGTCAAAGCCCATCATGATTGAATCTGAGGATAGCCAAGATCCGTTTGGGTTTGGTGGAGAAGATCCTTTTGCCTTttttgaagatgaagataaaccTTCTAAATGGGACATAATGTCTGGGAAGAAAAACGTGTCTCAAAGTCAGAAAAGTGGTTCGGCTGTTGAAGGAGATGAAGATCTTATGGTGGTGAGTCAGCAAGAATCCAGCAATGTGGAACGTGATGACTCTCCTCAAGTTTCTTGTTCACCACTGGATGATGAGGAAAAATTTAACCTTTTGTCTGATTGTCTTCTCACTGCTGTGAAG gttTTGATGAATCTAACAAACGACAACTCTGTGGGGTGTCAGCAAATTGCAGGGTGTGGAGGATTGGAGACATTGTGTGGTTTGATAGCGGGTCATTTTCCATCATTCGGGTCGTTTTTGCCCACTTTGAGTGATCCAAGAGACAAGTCGATTCTTGTTgaggttgatgatgatgatgatgatgatgaggaggaggaggagaaaAATAAACGACTTACTGATCAAGAATTGGATTTTCTTGTTGCTATTCTTGGATTGCTTGTTAATTTGGTGGAGAAGGATGGTCATAACAG ATCACGACTTGCAGCTGCGAGTATATCGATGCCTGGGTTAAATGGTCAAGAAAATGAAATTACGGATGTAATTCCACTGATTTGTTCCATCTTTTTGGCCAATCAAGGGGCTGGTGAGGCAGCTGAAGAAGGAAGACAATCGAATTTG AATGTTGAGGATCCTGTTCTGGAGGGAGAGAAAGAAGCAGAGAAAATGATTGTGGAAGCATACTCGGCCCTTCTTCTTGCCTTTCTATCAACGGAAAG TAAAAGCATACGTAATGCCATTGCTGAATGTCTTCCAAACCGCAAGCTGGCTATCCTTGTGCCTGTCTTGGAGAGATTTGTG GAATTTCACATGTCATTGAACATGATTTCAGAAGAGACACATTCAACGGTGCTTGAGGTAATTGAATCATGTAGGATGCTATGA
- the LOC111903980 gene encoding uncharacterized protein LOC111903980, with the protein MDQIVHKSVEVNGVKLHLAEIGSQSSPVVVFLHGFPEIWYSWRHQMVAVANAGYRAIAPDCRGYGLSDPPPDTEKFGFSDLVDDLLAILDSLGIDKISIIAKDAGTRPANLFTLRYPTRVTGIISLGIPHSPFGPPAFLKELPEGFYINRWRESGRAEADFGRFDAKTVVRNIYILFSRTEIPIADESQEIMDIVGPSTPLPPWFTEEDLSVYGALYEKSGFLNPLKVPYRSMDEEYDIADPVIKNPMLLIVGEKDYFFKFPGVEGFVKSGMVQHFATNLEIEYVPEGSHFVQEQFPDKINQLILAFLHKHSS; encoded by the exons ATGGATCAGATAGTCCACAAGTCCGTGGAAGTCAACGGAGTGAAGCTCCACTTAGCCGAGATCGGAAGCCAGTCGTCGCCGGTGGTGGTGTTCCTCCACGGTTTCCCGGAGATATGGTACAGTTGGCGCCACCAGATGGTTGCCGTCGCCAATGCCGGATATAGAGCTATTGCTCCCGATTGTCGAGGCTACGGACTTTCAGATCCACCTCCAGACACCGAGAAATTCGGATTCTCCGATCTCGTCGACGATCTTCTCGCAATCCTTGATTCCCTTGGAATTGACAAG atttcCATAATTGCTAAAGATGCCGGAACTAGACCTGCTAACCTGTTTACGCTGCGGTATCCTACAAGGGTAACCGGAATCATATCACTTGGAATACCACATTCGCCCTTCGGACCCCCTGCATTCCTCAAAGAGTTGCCGGAAGGTTTCTACATCAATAGATGGAGG GAATCAGGAAGAGCGGAAGCTGATTTTGGGCGTTTTGATGCAAAAACAGTTGTACGAAACATTTATATCTTGTTTTCCAGGACTGAAATTCCAATCGCCGATGAGAGCCAAGAGATTATGGATATAGTTGGCCCATCGACACCTCTGCCGCCGTGGTTCACGGAGGAGGATCTTTCGGTCTACGGAGCTCTGTATGAGAAATCCGGTTTTCTTAATCCACTCAAAGTTCCCTACAG GTCAATGGATGAAGAATATGACATAGCAGACCCGGTAATCAAGAATCCGATGTTGCTGATTGTAGGGGAGAAAGACTATTTCTTTAAGTTTCCAGGAGTGGAAGGCTTTGTGAAGAGTGGAATGGTTCAACATTTTGCGACGAATTTGGAGATAGAATATGTGCCTGAAGGAAGCCATTTTGTTCAAGAACAGTTTCCCGACAAGATTAATCAACTAATTCTCGCATTCCTGCATAAACATAGCTCGTGA
- the LOC111903981 gene encoding uncharacterized protein LOC111903981 gives MDQIVHMFVEVNGVKLHLAEIGNESSPVVVFLHGFPEIWYSWRNQMIAVANAGYRAIAPDWRGYGLSDPPPDTEKFVFSDLVDDLLAILDSLRIDKIFLIAKDFGLRPAFLFTLRYSTRVTGLISLGAPHRPFRPPTFLKQMPEGFYINRWREPGRAEADFGRFDAKTVVRNIYILFSRSEIPIADESQEIMDIVGPSTPLPPWFTEEDLSVYGALYEKSGFLNPLKVPYRSLDEVYDIADDVIKNPMLLITGEKDYFLKFPGMKDLIQSEMVREFATDLEIEYVPEGSHFLQEQFPDKVNPLILGFLRKHM, from the exons ATGGATCAGATAGTGCACATGTTCGTGGAAGTCAACGGAGTGAAGCTTCACTTAGCCGAGATCGGAAACGAGTCGTCGCCAGTGGTGGTGTTCCTCCACGGTTTCCCAGAGATATGGTACAGTTGGCGCAACCAAATGATCGCCGTCGCCAATGCCGGTTATAGAGCTATTGCACCCGATTGGCGAGGCTATGGACTATCAGATCCACCTCCCGATACCGAGAAATTTGTATTCTCCGATCTCGTCGACGATCTTCTCGCAATCCTTGATTCGCTCAGAATTGATAAG ATTTTCTTAATCGCGAAAGACTTCGGGTTGAGACCAGCTTTTCTTTTTACACTGCGATACTCCACGAGGGTGACAGGACTTATATCACTTGGAGCACCACATAGGCCCTTCAGACCCCCTACGTTCCTCAAACAGATGCCCGAAGGTTTCTATATCAATAGATGGAGG GAACCAGGAAGAGCTGAAGCTGATTTTGGGCGTTTTGATGCAAAAACAGTGGTGCGAAACATATATATCTTGTTTTCTAGGAGTGAAATACCAATCGCCGATGAGAGCCAAGAAATTATGGATATAGTCGGCCCATCGACACCTCTGCCGCCGTGGTTCACGGAGGAGGATCTTTCGGTCTATGGagctctgtatgagaaatctggATTTCTTAATCCACTCAAAGTTCCTTACAG GTCATTGGATGAAGTATACGACATAGCAGACGATGTAATCAAGAATCCCATGTTGTTGATAACAGGGGAGAAGGATTACTTTTTAAAGTTTCCAGGAATGAAAGATCTCATACAGAGTGAAATGGTTAGAGAATTTGCAACAGATTTAGAAATAGAATATGTGCCCGAAGGAAGCCATTTTCTTCAAGAACAATTTCCCGACAAGGTAAACCCGCTAATTCTCGGGTTCCTCCGTAAACATATGTAA